A section of the Pseudomonas lini genome encodes:
- a CDS encoding NahK/ErcS family hybrid sensor histidine kinase/response regulator, giving the protein MAKPSDEQQRALAGLLGLGNHSARKSHYPELAARLDELETERNRYKWLFENAVHGIFQASLLEGMRAANPALARMLGYQNPQEVLFSLTDLAGTLFVGGAQELESIGEILQRERSLLGYETQLRRKDGSVLDVLMNLLLKPDQEGLVEGFVADITERKLAQQRLQQLNDELEQRVTARTNELLDANRNLQTQITQRKQIAEALRDARDAAEAANRSKDKYLAAASHDLLQPLNAARLLISTLRERKLPDVEQVLVERTHQALEGAEDLLTDLLDISRLDQAAVKPDIALYRLDELFAPLVSEFQSVAAAAGLNLRVHMGDYAIHTDLRLMTRILRNFLSNACRYTDEGCILLGARRRGDALRVEVWDTGRGIPADRLDSIFLEFNQLDVGRAADRKGVGLGLAIVERIAKILDYRIQVHSLPGRGSMFSIEVPISNEIPLPISLAAPQPSTGNPLPGRRLLVLDNEVSILESMSALLGQWGCEVVTATDEATALVALQGQPPELILADYHLDHGVVGCEVVRHLREHFSQVIPAVIITADRTDQCRRSLQRLDAPLLNKPVKPGKLRAVLTQLLA; this is encoded by the coding sequence ATGGCGAAGCCCTCTGACGAGCAACAACGGGCGCTGGCCGGGTTACTTGGCTTAGGCAACCACTCGGCGCGCAAGAGTCATTACCCGGAACTGGCCGCGCGCCTGGATGAACTGGAAACCGAACGCAACCGCTACAAATGGCTGTTCGAAAACGCGGTACACGGGATCTTCCAGGCCAGCCTGCTGGAGGGCATGCGCGCCGCCAACCCGGCACTGGCGCGGATGCTCGGCTATCAGAACCCGCAGGAGGTGCTGTTTTCCCTGACGGACCTGGCGGGCACGCTGTTCGTCGGCGGGGCGCAAGAGCTGGAAAGCATCGGCGAGATCCTCCAGCGCGAGCGCAGCCTGCTGGGCTATGAAACTCAGCTGCGGCGCAAGGACGGCAGCGTCCTCGATGTGTTGATGAACTTGCTGCTCAAACCGGATCAGGAAGGTTTGGTGGAGGGCTTTGTCGCCGACATCACCGAACGAAAACTCGCTCAACAGCGCCTGCAACAACTCAATGACGAACTGGAGCAGCGGGTCACCGCGCGCACCAACGAGTTGCTGGACGCCAACCGCAATCTACAAACACAGATCACCCAGCGTAAACAGATCGCAGAAGCCTTGCGCGACGCCCGTGATGCCGCCGAGGCGGCCAATCGCAGCAAGGATAAATACCTCGCCGCCGCCAGTCACGACTTGCTGCAACCGCTCAACGCCGCGCGTTTGCTGATCTCGACCTTGCGCGAACGCAAACTGCCCGACGTCGAACAGGTGCTGGTGGAGCGCACGCATCAGGCGCTGGAAGGGGCTGAAGATTTGCTCACCGATCTGCTGGATATTTCCCGGCTCGATCAGGCCGCGGTGAAGCCGGACATTGCCCTCTACCGCCTCGACGAATTGTTCGCGCCACTGGTCTCGGAGTTTCAGTCGGTGGCCGCGGCAGCCGGGTTGAACCTGCGGGTACACATGGGCGATTACGCTATTCATACCGACTTGCGCCTGATGACTCGTATCCTGCGCAACTTCCTCAGCAATGCCTGCCGATACACCGACGAGGGCTGCATTTTGCTGGGGGCACGGCGTCGGGGCGATGCGCTGCGTGTCGAAGTCTGGGACACCGGGCGCGGGATTCCTGCGGATCGTCTTGACTCGATCTTCCTCGAATTCAACCAACTGGACGTCGGGCGCGCCGCCGATCGCAAGGGCGTAGGCCTGGGACTGGCGATTGTCGAACGCATCGCGAAGATCCTCGACTACAGGATTCAGGTTCATTCGCTGCCGGGGCGCGGTTCGATGTTCAGCATCGAAGTACCGATTTCCAATGAGATTCCACTGCCGATCAGCCTTGCCGCGCCGCAGCCGAGTACCGGCAACCCGTTGCCGGGCCGGCGTCTGTTGGTGCTGGACAATGAAGTCAGCATTCTTGAAAGCATGAGCGCGCTGCTCGGGCAGTGGGGCTGCGAGGTGGTTACCGCCACCGACGAGGCCACCGCACTGGTGGCTTTGCAGGGACAGCCGCCGGAACTGATTCTGGCGGACTATCACCTGGACCACGGGGTGGTGGGCTGCGAAGTGGTTCGGCATTTGCGCGAGCATTTCAGCCAGGTGATTCCGGCGGTGATCATCACCGCCGACCGCACCGACCAGTGTCGGCGCTCATTGCAGCGCCTCGACGCGCCGCTGCTGAACAAACCCGTGAAGCCCGGCAAGTTACGCGCAGTGCTGACTCAGCTGTTGGCGTAG
- the ercA gene encoding alcohol dehydrogenase-like regulatory protein ErcA: protein MSQNLSQLRKFVSPEIIFGAGCRHNVGNYAKTFGARKVLVVSDPGVIAAGWVADVEASLQAQGIDYFLYSDVSPNPRIEEVMLGAELYRENHCDVIVAIGGGSPMDCGKGIGIVVAHGRNILEFEGVDMLRMPSPPLILIPTTAGTSADVSQFVIISNQQERMKFSIVSKAAVPDVSLIDPETTLSMDPFLSACTGIDALVHAIEAFVSTGHGPLTDPHALEAMRLINGNLVQMIANPSDIALREKIMLGSMQAGLAFSNAILGAVHAMSHSLGGFLDLPHGLCNAVLVEHVVAFNYSSAPERFKVIAETFGIDCRGLNHRQICGRLVEHLIALKHAIGFHETLGLHGVSTADIPFLSQHAMHDPCILTNPRESSQRDVEVVYGEAL, encoded by the coding sequence CGCCTGAAATCATCTTCGGTGCCGGCTGTCGGCATAACGTCGGCAACTACGCCAAGACCTTCGGCGCCCGCAAGGTGCTGGTGGTCAGCGACCCCGGTGTGATTGCCGCCGGTTGGGTCGCCGATGTCGAGGCCAGCCTGCAAGCCCAGGGCATCGATTACTTTCTATATAGCGACGTTTCGCCCAACCCGCGGATCGAAGAGGTCATGCTCGGCGCCGAGCTGTACCGGGAGAATCACTGCGATGTGATCGTGGCGATCGGCGGCGGCAGCCCGATGGACTGCGGCAAAGGCATCGGCATTGTCGTCGCCCACGGGCGCAATATCCTCGAATTCGAGGGCGTGGACATGTTGCGCATGCCCAGCCCGCCGCTGATCCTGATCCCGACCACCGCCGGCACTTCGGCCGACGTGTCGCAGTTCGTGATCATCTCCAATCAGCAAGAACGCATGAAATTCTCCATCGTCAGCAAGGCTGCGGTGCCCGATGTGTCGCTGATCGATCCGGAAACCACCCTGAGCATGGATCCGTTCCTGTCGGCCTGTACCGGTATCGACGCGTTGGTCCATGCCATCGAAGCCTTCGTCTCCACCGGTCACGGGCCGCTCACCGACCCTCATGCGCTGGAAGCGATGCGGCTGATCAACGGCAATCTGGTGCAAATGATCGCCAACCCCAGCGACATCGCTCTGCGGGAAAAAATCATGCTCGGCAGCATGCAGGCCGGGCTGGCGTTTTCCAACGCGATTCTTGGCGCGGTGCACGCCATGTCCCACAGCCTCGGCGGCTTTCTCGATCTGCCTCATGGCCTGTGCAACGCGGTGTTGGTGGAACACGTGGTGGCGTTCAACTACAGCTCGGCGCCGGAGCGCTTCAAGGTGATTGCCGAGACGTTCGGTATTGATTGCCGTGGCCTCAATCACCGGCAGATTTGCGGGCGGCTGGTCGAACACCTGATCGCCCTCAAACATGCCATCGGCTTCCACGAAACCCTGGGCCTGCACGGGGTGAGTACCGCGGACATTCCGTTCCTGTCGCAACACGCCATGCACGACCCGTGCATCCTTACCAACCCGCGCGAATCCAGTCAGCGCGACGTCGAGGTCGTCTATGGCGAAGCCCTCTGA
- a CDS encoding TRAP transporter large permease: MDALILLGSFIALILIGMPVAYALGLSALIGAWWIDIPFQALMIQVAGGVNKFSLLAIPFFVLAGAIMAEGGMSRRLVAFAGVLVGFVRGGLSLVNIMASTFFGAISGSSVADTASVGSVLIPEMERRGYPRDFSTAVTVSGSVQALLTPPSHNSVLYSLAAGGTVSIASLFMAGVVPGLLMSACLMVLCLIFARKRNYPKGEVIPLRQALKICGEAMWGLMAMVIILGGILSGIFTATESAAIAVLWSFFVTMFIYRDYKWSELPKLMHRTVRTISIVMILIGFAASFGYIMTLMQIPAKITTMFLTLSDNRYVILMCINVMLLLLGTVMDMAPLILILTPILMPVILGIGVDPVQFGMIMLVNLGIGLITPPVGAVLFVGSAVGKVSIESTVKALLPFYGVLFLVLMAVTYIPAISLWLPHLVL; this comes from the coding sequence ATGGACGCTCTGATTCTGCTCGGCAGTTTTATCGCTTTGATCCTTATCGGCATGCCGGTCGCCTACGCCTTGGGGCTTTCTGCCCTGATCGGAGCGTGGTGGATCGACATCCCGTTCCAGGCGCTGATGATTCAGGTAGCGGGTGGCGTTAACAAATTCTCGTTGCTGGCGATTCCGTTCTTCGTACTCGCCGGCGCGATCATGGCCGAGGGCGGCATGTCCCGGCGACTGGTGGCTTTTGCCGGGGTGCTGGTGGGGTTCGTGCGCGGTGGGTTGTCGCTGGTGAACATCATGGCCTCGACCTTCTTCGGCGCGATTTCCGGCTCTTCGGTGGCGGACACAGCGTCGGTCGGTTCAGTACTGATTCCGGAAATGGAACGTCGCGGCTACCCGCGGGATTTCTCCACCGCAGTGACGGTCAGCGGTTCGGTGCAAGCCCTGCTGACGCCGCCAAGCCACAACTCGGTGCTCTACTCGCTGGCCGCTGGCGGGACCGTTTCGATTGCCTCGCTGTTCATGGCCGGCGTGGTGCCGGGCCTGCTGATGAGCGCGTGCCTGATGGTGCTGTGCCTGATCTTCGCCAGAAAGCGCAACTACCCCAAGGGAGAAGTCATCCCCCTGCGCCAAGCGCTGAAAATCTGCGGTGAAGCGATGTGGGGCCTGATGGCGATGGTCATCATTCTCGGCGGCATTCTCTCGGGCATCTTCACCGCCACTGAATCGGCGGCGATCGCGGTGCTGTGGTCGTTCTTCGTCACCATGTTCATTTATCGCGACTACAAGTGGAGTGAGCTGCCCAAGTTGATGCACCGCACGGTGCGCACCATCTCGATCGTGATGATCCTGATCGGCTTCGCCGCCAGCTTCGGCTACATCATGACGCTGATGCAGATCCCGGCGAAGATCACCACGATGTTCCTGACCCTGTCGGACAACCGTTACGTGATCCTGATGTGCATCAACGTGATGCTGCTGTTGCTCGGCACGGTGATGGACATGGCGCCGCTGATCCTGATCCTCACGCCGATTCTGATGCCGGTGATTCTGGGCATTGGCGTGGACCCGGTGCAGTTCGGCATGATCATGCTGGTAAACCTGGGGATCGGATTGATCACGCCGCCAGTGGGCGCGGTGCTGTTTGTCGGTTCGGCGGTGGGCAAGGTCAGCATCGAAAGCACCGTGAAAGCGCTGCTGCCGTTCTACGGCGTGCTGTTCCTGGTGCTGATGGCCGTGACCTACATTCCCGCCATTTCGCTGTGGTTGCCGCATTTGGTGTTGTAA
- a CDS encoding TRAP transporter small permease → MKNLLLRINDRIYMTCIWVAGLSVLTIALIIPWGVFARYVLGTGSSWPEPTAILLMMVFTFIGAAASYRAGAHMAVAMLTDRMAPELRKTMSIVSQLLMATICLFMAIWGTKLCLSTWNQFMSSLPTLRVGITYMPIPVGGVLTLIFVLEKLLLGDQSNRRVVRFDLVEESEGAA, encoded by the coding sequence ATGAAGAATCTGCTGCTGCGCATCAACGACAGGATTTACATGACCTGCATCTGGGTCGCCGGCCTGTCGGTCCTGACCATTGCTCTGATCATTCCCTGGGGCGTCTTCGCCCGTTACGTCCTCGGCACCGGTTCCAGTTGGCCGGAGCCCACCGCGATTTTGCTGATGATGGTCTTCACCTTCATCGGCGCCGCCGCCAGTTATCGCGCCGGTGCGCACATGGCCGTGGCCATGCTCACCGACCGCATGGCCCCCGAACTGCGCAAGACCATGAGCATCGTTTCGCAGCTGCTGATGGCGACCATTTGCCTGTTCATGGCCATCTGGGGCACCAAACTCTGCCTGTCCACCTGGAACCAGTTCATGAGCTCTCTGCCCACTCTGCGCGTTGGCATCACCTACATGCCGATTCCCGTGGGCGGTGTGTTGACGCTGATTTTCGTGCTGGAAAAACTCTTGCTCGGTGACCAGAGCAACCGTCGGGTCGTGCGTTTCGACCTGGTTGAAGAAAGCGAAGGTGCCGCATAA
- a CDS encoding TRAP transporter substrate-binding protein, which translates to MDFKRTLLAAALPITAALTFTLSSAAQALEIKFADIHPAGYPTVVAEEQLGKTLVADSNGKLTFKMFAGGVLGSEKEVIEQAQVGAIQMARVSLGIVGPVVPDVNVFNMPFVFRDQAHMRKVIDGEVGDEILDKITNSEFNLVALAWMDGGTRNIYTKKPVRSLADLKGMKIRVQGNPMFIDTINAMGGNGIAMDTGEIFSALQTGVIDGAENNPPTLLEHNHYQNAKFYSLTGHLILPEPIVMSKITWEKLSPDQQVLVKKAAKAAQAQERTLWDAKSASSEEKLKAAGVEFITVDKKPFYEATASVREKYGAPYADLIKRIEAVQ; encoded by the coding sequence ATGGACTTCAAACGCACCTTGCTCGCCGCCGCACTTCCCATCACTGCAGCACTCACCTTCACCCTCAGCAGCGCCGCCCAGGCGCTGGAAATCAAATTCGCCGACATTCACCCCGCCGGTTACCCGACTGTGGTCGCCGAGGAGCAGCTGGGTAAAACCCTGGTGGCCGACAGCAACGGCAAACTGACGTTCAAGATGTTCGCCGGCGGTGTGCTCGGCTCGGAAAAAGAGGTCATCGAGCAGGCCCAGGTCGGCGCTATTCAGATGGCCCGGGTCAGCCTCGGCATCGTCGGGCCGGTGGTGCCGGACGTGAACGTGTTCAACATGCCGTTCGTGTTCCGCGACCAGGCGCACATGCGCAAAGTCATCGACGGTGAGGTGGGTGATGAGATCCTCGACAAGATCACTAACTCCGAATTCAACCTGGTCGCCCTGGCCTGGATGGACGGCGGCACGCGCAATATCTACACCAAAAAACCGGTACGCAGCCTCGCCGACCTCAAAGGCATGAAGATCCGCGTACAAGGCAACCCGATGTTCATCGATACCATCAACGCCATGGGTGGCAACGGTATTGCCATGGACACCGGCGAGATCTTCAGTGCATTGCAGACCGGGGTGATCGACGGCGCGGAAAACAACCCGCCGACCCTGCTCGAACACAACCACTACCAGAACGCCAAATTCTACAGCCTGACCGGGCATCTGATTTTGCCAGAGCCGATCGTGATGTCGAAAATCACTTGGGAAAAACTCAGCCCCGACCAGCAAGTGCTGGTGAAAAAAGCCGCCAAAGCCGCACAGGCCCAGGAGCGCACGCTGTGGGATGCGAAGTCGGCCAGCAGTGAAGAAAAACTCAAGGCTGCCGGCGTCGAGTTCATCACCGTCGACAAGAAACCTTTCTATGAAGCCACGGCTTCGGTCCGGGAAAAATACGGCGCGCCTTACGCCGACCTGATCAAGCGCATCGAAGCCGTTCAGTAA
- a CDS encoding aldose 1-epimerase — MTPTLLELEDELTRLTLAPELGASIVNWTVRSTGQPLLRHSDQHALNTGLPGKLACYPLAPWSNRIAEGGFDCPDGWLALTPNSLTDPLPIHGSAWQQPWQIVSHTRDEIVLQLGSTTPFAYRARQRFHLSEGKLSIGLQVTHLAEHTAWHGLGLHPYFPRTTGTRLQAQARQVWLCDSTKLPIQLTSIPKDWDFSQPRVLPETLVDNGFCEWDGHCLIQQPDLGYELECQATGSDYYLLYCPVGLDFFCIEPVSHPVNAHHLPGRPGLRLLEQGQSTELGFSLHYRYANS; from the coding sequence ATGACGCCAACACTCCTGGAACTCGAAGACGAACTCACCCGCCTCACCCTCGCCCCGGAACTCGGCGCGAGCATCGTCAACTGGACGGTACGCAGCACCGGCCAACCGCTGTTGCGCCACAGCGATCAGCACGCCTTGAACACCGGCCTGCCCGGTAAACTCGCCTGCTATCCCCTGGCGCCGTGGTCGAACCGCATCGCCGAAGGCGGTTTCGACTGCCCCGACGGCTGGCTCGCGCTGACGCCCAACAGCCTCACCGATCCCCTGCCGATCCATGGCAGCGCCTGGCAACAGCCGTGGCAAATCGTCTCGCACACCCGCGATGAAATCGTCCTGCAACTCGGCAGCACCACGCCCTTCGCTTATCGCGCAAGGCAACGTTTCCATCTGAGCGAGGGCAAGTTGAGCATCGGTTTACAGGTCACTCATCTCGCCGAACACACCGCGTGGCATGGGCTCGGTTTGCACCCTTATTTTCCGCGCACTACAGGGACTCGGTTGCAGGCGCAGGCGCGACAGGTCTGGTTGTGCGACAGCACAAAACTGCCAATACAACTCACTTCGATACCCAAGGATTGGGACTTCAGCCAGCCCCGGGTATTACCCGAAACGCTGGTGGACAACGGCTTTTGCGAATGGGACGGCCACTGCCTGATCCAGCAACCCGACTTAGGTTATGAACTGGAATGCCAGGCCACCGGCAGCGACTACTACCTGCTCTACTGCCCCGTGGGCCTGGATTTTTTCTGTATCGAACCGGTGAGCCATCCGGTCAACGCCCATCACTTGCCGGGCCGGCCAGGGTTGCGATTGCTGGAACAAGGCCAATCTACCGAGCTCGGTTTCAGCCTGCACTATCGCTACGCCAACAGCTGA
- a CDS encoding SMP-30/gluconolactonase/LRE family protein codes for MQVELIVDARNAVGESPVWVPEENALYWVDIPTGGLQRWNADSGHVHAWKAPQMLACIARHSAGGWVAGMESGFFHLHPHNDGSLDSELLAHVDHARPDMRLNDGRCDRQGRFWAGSMVLNMGANAADGTLYRYSAGQRGPLDAWLSGFIVPNGLGFSPDGKTMYLSDSHPNVQQIWAFDYDIDSGTPSNRRLFVDMHHFLGRPDGAAVDAEGCYWICANDAGLIHRFTPDGRLDRSLPVPVKKPTMCAFGGSQLDTLFVTSIRPADDHDLQSLAGGVFALNPGVKGLPEPVFNEWL; via the coding sequence ATGCAAGTCGAATTGATTGTCGATGCCCGCAATGCGGTCGGTGAAAGCCCGGTATGGGTCCCCGAGGAAAACGCCCTGTACTGGGTCGACATTCCGACCGGTGGATTACAGCGCTGGAATGCCGACAGCGGGCACGTTCATGCCTGGAAAGCCCCGCAAATGCTCGCCTGTATCGCTCGTCACAGCGCGGGTGGCTGGGTCGCCGGCATGGAAAGCGGATTCTTTCATCTGCACCCGCACAACGATGGCAGCCTCGACAGCGAACTGCTGGCCCACGTCGATCACGCCCGCCCCGACATGCGCCTGAACGATGGCCGCTGTGATCGACAGGGCCGTTTCTGGGCTGGCAGCATGGTGTTGAACATGGGCGCCAACGCCGCCGACGGCACGCTCTATCGATACAGCGCCGGGCAACGCGGGCCGCTCGACGCCTGGCTCAGCGGTTTCATCGTGCCTAACGGCCTGGGCTTCAGCCCGGACGGCAAGACGATGTACCTCTCGGATTCGCACCCGAACGTGCAGCAGATCTGGGCCTTCGATTACGACATCGACAGCGGCACGCCGTCCAACCGCCGGCTGTTCGTCGACATGCATCACTTCCTTGGCCGCCCCGATGGCGCGGCAGTGGATGCCGAAGGTTGCTATTGGATCTGCGCCAACGACGCCGGGCTGATTCATCGCTTCACCCCTGACGGCCGACTGGATCGTTCGCTCCCCGTGCCGGTGAAGAAACCGACCATGTGCGCCTTCGGTGGCAGCCAGCTCGACACCCTGTTTGTGACCTCGATTCGCCCCGCTGACGACCATGACCTGCAGTCGCTGGCCGGCGGCGTGTTCGCCCTCAACCCCGGCGTCAAAGGCTTGCCGGAACCCGTTTTCAACGAATGGCTTTAA